The following coding sequences lie in one Mycobacterium sp. DL440 genomic window:
- a CDS encoding citrate synthase 2 has translation MPAVPEDFVAGLEGVVAFTTEIAEPDKDGGALRYRGVDIEELVDRRVTFGDVWGLLVDGSFGTGLPPAEPFPLPIHSGDVRVDVQAGLAMLAPIWGYAPLLDIEDTTARDQLARASVMALSYVAQSARGIYQPAVPQRRIDECDTVTSRFMTRWQGDPDPKHVEAIDAYWVTAAEHGMNASTFTARVIASTGADVAAALSGAVGAMSGPLHGGAPARVLPMIEEVEKSGDARAVVKSILDRGDKLMGFGHRVYRAEDPRARVLRATAKRLEAPRYEVAAALEQAALAELRERRPDRAIETNVEFWAAVILDFAQVPASMMPAMFTCGRTAGWCAHIMEQKRLGKLVRPAAIYVGPEPRSVQSVVGWDKIATS, from the coding sequence ATGCCAGCTGTACCGGAAGACTTCGTTGCCGGCCTCGAAGGCGTCGTAGCCTTCACCACCGAGATCGCTGAACCGGACAAGGACGGCGGCGCGCTGCGCTACCGGGGCGTGGACATCGAGGAACTCGTGGACCGCCGGGTCACCTTCGGCGACGTGTGGGGACTGCTGGTCGACGGCAGTTTCGGCACGGGCCTTCCCCCGGCCGAGCCGTTCCCGCTGCCCATTCACAGCGGCGACGTCCGCGTCGACGTCCAGGCGGGGCTGGCGATGCTGGCACCCATCTGGGGCTACGCGCCGCTGCTGGACATCGAGGACACCACTGCGCGTGACCAGTTGGCCCGGGCCTCGGTGATGGCGCTGTCCTACGTCGCCCAGTCCGCCCGCGGCATCTACCAACCTGCGGTGCCGCAACGCCGGATCGACGAATGTGACACGGTCACATCTCGTTTCATGACGCGCTGGCAGGGCGACCCGGACCCCAAGCACGTCGAGGCGATCGACGCCTACTGGGTCACCGCCGCCGAGCACGGGATGAACGCCTCGACCTTCACCGCCCGGGTGATCGCCTCCACCGGCGCCGATGTCGCGGCCGCCCTGTCGGGCGCGGTGGGCGCGATGAGCGGGCCGCTGCACGGCGGCGCCCCGGCCCGGGTGCTGCCGATGATCGAAGAGGTCGAGAAGTCCGGCGATGCCCGTGCAGTGGTGAAATCCATCTTGGATCGCGGCGACAAGCTGATGGGCTTCGGGCACCGTGTCTACCGGGCCGAGGATCCGCGGGCCCGGGTGTTGCGGGCCACCGCCAAACGCCTTGAGGCACCCCGCTACGAGGTGGCCGCGGCCCTGGAGCAGGCCGCACTGGCCGAGCTTCGGGAGCGCCGCCCGGACCGGGCCATCGAGACCAACGTCGAGTTCTGGGCGGCGGTAATCCTGGACTTCGCCCAGGTGCCCGCCTCGATGATGCCCGCGATGTTCACCTGTGGGCGGACCGCGGGCTGGTGCGCGCACATCATGGAACAGAAACGGCTCGGCAAGCTGGTGCGCCCGGCCGCCATCTACGTCGGCCCCGAACCGCGCAGCGTCCAGTCGGTCGTCGGATGGGACAAGATCGCCACGTCATGA